Proteins from a genomic interval of Thermoanaerobacterium thermosaccharolyticum DSM 571:
- the mnmE gene encoding tRNA uridine-5-carboxymethylaminomethyl(34) synthesis GTPase MnmE: protein MIDDTIAAISTAVGEAGISIIRISGRDAIKIVSGIFKSKRNIDLKAVKSHTVHYGFIYDSESNEVYDEVLVNVMKSPHTYTKEDIVEINCHGGYVPAKRILELVLKNGARLAEPGEFTKRAFINGRIDMSQAEAVIDIIRSKTALSNKYAVMQLSGSVKDKINEIKNDLVALIAHIFALMDFPDEDVEIFNDSELIDGIKNAIRKIDELLDSSEKGRIIREGLNTVIIGKPNVGKSSLLNALLNENRAIVTDIPGTTRDIIEEYLNIKGIPIKLIDTAGIRDTDELVEKIGVERSKEAINKADLIIFVFDNSRPLEKEDYEILRIIDDKNVLYVLNKIDLPSMIDLDEIRRISNENYISLSSVTKEGFDALENTVYNMVMENGLSNNEFLLTNMRHKDALLKAKENLMSCLNTIERGLTEDFVSIDLNAAIDNLGLITGETANEDLINEIFERFCVGK, encoded by the coding sequence ATGATAGATGATACGATTGCTGCAATATCTACTGCTGTTGGTGAAGCAGGTATTTCGATTATAAGAATAAGTGGCCGTGATGCTATAAAAATAGTTTCTGGCATATTCAAATCTAAAAGAAATATCGATTTAAAAGCTGTGAAAAGCCATACTGTGCATTACGGTTTTATTTACGATAGCGAATCTAATGAAGTATACGATGAAGTGCTTGTTAATGTGATGAAAAGTCCACATACTTACACAAAAGAGGATATTGTAGAGATAAATTGTCATGGTGGTTATGTACCTGCCAAGAGGATTTTGGAATTGGTTTTAAAAAATGGTGCAAGACTTGCTGAACCTGGTGAATTTACAAAGAGAGCTTTTATAAATGGAAGAATTGATATGTCACAGGCGGAAGCGGTAATAGATATAATAAGGTCAAAGACGGCCCTTTCAAATAAATACGCTGTAATGCAGTTAAGTGGCAGTGTTAAGGATAAAATAAATGAAATAAAGAACGACTTAGTTGCACTCATTGCACATATATTTGCATTGATGGACTTTCCTGATGAAGATGTAGAGATATTTAATGATAGTGAATTGATAGATGGAATAAAAAATGCAATTAGAAAAATTGATGAATTATTAGATTCATCAGAAAAAGGAAGGATAATAAGAGAAGGGCTTAATACAGTCATAATTGGTAAGCCTAATGTAGGCAAGTCTTCGCTGCTAAATGCACTTTTAAATGAAAATAGAGCAATTGTAACTGATATACCTGGTACGACTAGGGATATAATAGAGGAGTATTTGAATATAAAGGGAATACCGATAAAGCTTATTGATACAGCAGGTATCAGAGATACTGATGAATTAGTAGAGAAAATAGGTGTAGAAAGAAGTAAGGAAGCAATTAATAAGGCAGACCTTATTATTTTTGTTTTTGACAATTCAAGACCTTTGGAGAAGGAAGACTACGAAATACTGAGGATAATTGATGATAAGAATGTTTTGTACGTTTTAAATAAAATCGATTTGCCATCTATGATAGACTTGGATGAAATCAGAAGAATTTCAAATGAAAATTATATAAGTTTATCATCTGTTACAAAAGAAGGGTTTGATGCTTTGGAAAATACTGTATACAATATGGTGATGGAGAATGGACTATCAAACAATGAATTTCTTTTAACCAATATGAGGCATAAAGACGCTTTATTAAAAGCTAAAGAAAATTTAATGTCTTGTCTTAATACAATAGAAAGAGGTTTGACAGAGGATTTTGTATCTATAGATTTAAATGCTGCAATTGACAATCTTGGTTTGATAACCGGTGAAACTGCTAATGAAGATTTGATAAATGAAATTTTCGAAAGATTTTGTGTTGGAAAGTAG